Proteins encoded in a region of the Haloglomus salinum genome:
- a CDS encoding long-chain fatty acid--CoA ligase, with protein sequence MPGGHDQTLRPFLWRAETLYEDTEIVSRTHEGIERYTYDEYGDRTAQLAHALTEGGIEEGDRVATFCWNHHRHFETYFAVPTIGAQLHTINPLLPDEHIRFIVQNAEDRTIFVDHSLFPKLAGAIADADDEFDQVDRVVAMGETVPEGADDLPVDIVAYEDFVEGHPTEYDWPDIDEDQSAGMCYTSGTTGMPKGVEYTHKMLWSHTMASLTPQGIPMADDDVVMPVVPMFHVNAWGMPFTATAGGSKHVYPGPSPEPEDIANLIENEGVTITAGVPTVWMGLQDYMQDNDVDLSTLDTVIVGGSAAPESMIRWFDDHDVTLLHAWGMTEMSPLGSVSHLKSDLENADYETQIDRRSKQGLTVPGVEFKVVDDSGEEVPHDGDAFGELWIRGPWVTKEYFERPEANEEDFEDGWLKTGDIVTVDTDGYLQIVDRAKDVIKSGGEWISSVELENAIMAHDDVAEATVIGVPHEKWQERPVAFVVPGENADESTLDEEVMDLLREDYPKWWLPDDIVYIEEVPKTATGKFSKKDLREEYAGQSLIEETEVPEDAAPDDD encoded by the coding sequence ATGCCAGGAGGTCACGACCAGACGCTGCGACCGTTCCTGTGGCGCGCCGAGACGCTGTACGAGGACACGGAGATCGTCTCGCGAACCCACGAAGGTATCGAGCGGTACACGTACGACGAGTACGGCGACCGGACCGCCCAGCTCGCACACGCACTGACCGAGGGCGGCATCGAGGAGGGCGACCGGGTGGCGACGTTCTGCTGGAACCATCACCGCCACTTCGAGACCTACTTCGCGGTACCGACCATCGGCGCCCAGCTCCACACCATCAACCCGCTCCTGCCGGACGAACACATCCGGTTCATCGTTCAGAACGCCGAGGACCGGACCATCTTCGTCGACCACTCGCTGTTCCCGAAGCTGGCCGGCGCTATCGCCGACGCCGACGACGAGTTCGACCAGGTCGACCGAGTCGTCGCGATGGGCGAGACAGTGCCCGAGGGCGCCGACGACCTCCCGGTCGACATCGTCGCGTACGAGGACTTCGTCGAGGGGCACCCCACCGAGTACGACTGGCCCGACATCGACGAGGACCAGTCGGCAGGGATGTGCTACACGTCCGGGACGACGGGGATGCCGAAGGGCGTCGAGTACACCCACAAGATGCTGTGGAGCCACACGATGGCCTCGCTCACGCCGCAGGGCATCCCGATGGCCGACGACGACGTCGTCATGCCCGTCGTGCCGATGTTCCACGTCAACGCCTGGGGGATGCCGTTCACGGCGACCGCGGGCGGCTCCAAACACGTCTACCCCGGCCCGTCCCCGGAGCCCGAGGACATCGCGAACCTCATCGAGAACGAGGGCGTCACCATCACGGCCGGCGTCCCGACGGTCTGGATGGGGCTGCAGGACTACATGCAGGACAACGATGTCGACCTGTCCACGCTGGACACGGTCATCGTCGGCGGGTCGGCGGCCCCCGAGTCGATGATCCGCTGGTTCGACGACCACGACGTGACGCTCCTGCACGCGTGGGGCATGACGGAGATGTCCCCGCTGGGCAGCGTCTCGCACCTCAAGTCGGACCTCGAGAACGCCGACTACGAGACACAGATAGACCGCCGCTCGAAGCAGGGCCTCACGGTCCCCGGCGTCGAGTTCAAGGTCGTCGACGACAGCGGCGAAGAGGTCCCCCACGACGGCGATGCGTTCGGCGAACTGTGGATCCGCGGCCCGTGGGTCACGAAGGAGTACTTCGAGCGCCCGGAGGCCAACGAGGAGGACTTCGAGGACGGCTGGCTGAAGACCGGCGATATCGTCACGGTCGACACGGACGGCTACCTCCAGATCGTCGACCGCGCGAAGGACGTCATCAAGTCCGGCGGGGAGTGGATCTCCAGCGTCGAACTGGAGAACGCCATCATGGCCCACGACGACGTGGCCGAGGCCACCGTCATCGGTGTGCCCCACGAGAAGTGGCAGGAACGACCTGTCGCCTTCGTCGTGCCGGGCGAGAACGCCGACGAGTCGACGCTCGACGAGGAGGTCATGGACCTCCTGCGCGAGGACTACCCCAAGTGGTGGCTCCCGGACGACATCGTCTACATCGAGGAGGTCCCCAAGACGGCGACGGGCAAGTTCTCGAAGAAGGACCTCCGCGAGGAGTACGCCGGGCAGTCGCTCATCGAGGAGACCGAGGTACCCGAGGACGCGGCGCCCGACGACGACTGA
- a CDS encoding acyl-CoA dehydrogenase family protein — MELDLLEASIVPEHARDAKAEAREFAQEHIAPNAEAYFDSGEYPWEVLEAGMDAGLVAADVPEEYGGRGWDLYQILAAAEEFYRADAGIGLVLQLASFGAEMTDEYGSERQKEEYLAPVGRNEQITGLAVSEPETGSDLAGMATVAEKDGEEWVLDGEKYWVGNGVEADWVTLYAKTGDDPDNRYGNYSLFIVPTDAPGYEAEHTPEKMGMRASKQAHIVLDGCRIPEENLIGTEGAGFYMLAEFFNYGRVVVGGHGLGIAAAAIEEAWDFVHGRNAFGRQVNEFQAVQHTLADMRLTFEQARSLNWRAAEKVETKDQGGLWASMAKVASTEAAVDCSERGMQLHGGRSIFHDRRIARTYRDARIPVIYEGANEIQRNLIYSQS, encoded by the coding sequence ATGGAACTCGACCTGCTAGAGGCGTCCATCGTCCCGGAGCACGCACGCGACGCCAAGGCGGAGGCGCGAGAGTTCGCGCAGGAACATATCGCACCCAATGCCGAGGCGTACTTCGACAGCGGGGAGTACCCGTGGGAGGTGCTGGAGGCGGGCATGGACGCCGGCCTCGTGGCCGCCGACGTGCCCGAGGAGTACGGCGGCCGGGGCTGGGACCTGTACCAGATTCTCGCCGCGGCCGAGGAGTTCTACCGCGCGGACGCCGGTATCGGGCTGGTCCTGCAGCTCGCCTCGTTCGGCGCCGAGATGACCGACGAGTACGGGTCCGAACGGCAGAAGGAGGAGTACCTCGCGCCCGTCGGTCGCAACGAGCAGATTACGGGCCTCGCGGTCTCCGAACCCGAGACCGGCAGCGACCTCGCCGGGATGGCCACCGTCGCGGAGAAGGACGGTGAGGAGTGGGTGCTGGACGGCGAGAAGTACTGGGTCGGCAACGGCGTGGAGGCCGACTGGGTCACGCTCTATGCGAAGACGGGCGACGACCCGGACAACCGCTACGGCAACTACTCGCTGTTCATCGTCCCGACGGACGCTCCCGGCTACGAGGCCGAGCACACCCCCGAGAAGATGGGGATGCGTGCCTCGAAGCAGGCCCACATCGTGCTGGACGGCTGCCGTATCCCCGAGGAGAATCTCATCGGCACGGAGGGCGCGGGCTTCTACATGCTCGCCGAGTTCTTCAACTACGGCCGCGTGGTCGTCGGCGGGCACGGCCTCGGCATCGCAGCGGCGGCCATCGAGGAGGCGTGGGACTTCGTCCACGGCCGGAACGCGTTCGGCCGGCAGGTCAACGAGTTCCAGGCCGTCCAGCACACGCTCGCGGACATGCGGCTCACCTTCGAGCAGGCCCGCTCGCTCAACTGGCGGGCCGCCGAGAAGGTCGAGACGAAGGACCAGGGCGGCCTCTGGGCGTCGATGGCGAAGGTGGCCTCCACAGAGGCGGCGGTAGACTGCTCGGAACGCGGGATGCAGCTCCACGGCGGTCGCTCCATCTTCCACGACCGGCGCATCGCCCGGACATATCGGGACGCGCGGATTCCGGTCATCTACGAGGGCGCCAACGAGATACAGCGGAACCTCATCTACAGTCAGTCGTAG
- a CDS encoding toxin-antitoxin system TumE family protein codes for MADDVVVLRDEQTAYDDGTVVRVRLLRVPESDRFEEGVKYALHYGAAGADDPIIRFDNHHDRARRHRPHRPHAPHPARRR; via the coding sequence ATGGCAGACGACGTGGTCGTCCTCCGGGACGAGCAGACCGCCTACGACGACGGGACCGTCGTCAGGGTGCGACTGCTGCGCGTCCCCGAATCCGACCGGTTCGAGGAGGGCGTGAAGTACGCGCTCCACTACGGCGCCGCCGGCGCGGACGACCCCATCATCCGATTCGATAACCACCATGACCGAGCCCGACGCCATCGACCCCACCGGCCGCACGCTCCACATCCGGCTCGCCGGCGCTGA
- a CDS encoding acyl-CoA dehydrogenase family protein: MVDFGLSEEERAIKQTAREFAENEIAPVAQHHEETGEWPREVWEQAVDAGLVGGGIPVEYGGAGLSQLEMSLFMEEISRVDAGMLAAIGTEFGTRMITEYGTEEQKDWILRGVANGDLIGALGNTEPNHGSNAAGIETTAEKDGDEYVIDGVKTFITHGTIADYVLTMCRTGDEGHSGISAIIVETDRDGFEVESEIHKLGWNASETAQLRYDGVRVPEENLVGYEDAGFYQLMEFFEEERVGIGAQALGIAQGCLEETIDYVKDREQFDRELREFQAVQHKVADMAMKVELAQRLVYDAAQRVDDDEKPTKLASMAKLYASEIAEEVASDAIQLHGGNGYTTDYAVSRHYKHTKIYQIGEGASEIQRNIIAKEVLDL; encoded by the coding sequence ATGGTCGATTTCGGCTTGTCCGAGGAGGAGCGCGCCATCAAGCAGACCGCCCGCGAGTTCGCCGAGAACGAGATCGCCCCGGTCGCCCAGCACCACGAGGAGACGGGCGAGTGGCCACGGGAGGTGTGGGAGCAGGCCGTCGACGCCGGCCTCGTCGGCGGCGGCATCCCCGTCGAGTACGGGGGTGCGGGCCTCTCACAGCTGGAGATGAGCCTGTTCATGGAGGAGATATCGCGGGTGGACGCCGGGATGCTCGCCGCCATCGGCACCGAGTTCGGCACCCGGATGATAACGGAGTACGGCACCGAGGAGCAGAAGGACTGGATTCTTCGTGGCGTCGCCAACGGCGACCTCATCGGTGCGCTCGGGAACACCGAGCCCAACCACGGCTCCAACGCCGCCGGCATCGAGACCACCGCCGAGAAGGACGGCGACGAGTACGTCATCGACGGCGTGAAGACCTTCATCACGCACGGCACCATCGCGGACTACGTCCTCACGATGTGTCGCACCGGCGACGAGGGCCACAGCGGCATCTCGGCCATCATCGTCGAGACCGACCGCGACGGCTTCGAGGTGGAGAGCGAGATCCACAAGCTGGGCTGGAACGCCTCCGAGACCGCCCAGCTCCGCTACGACGGCGTCCGCGTCCCCGAGGAGAACCTCGTCGGCTACGAGGACGCCGGCTTCTACCAGCTGATGGAGTTCTTCGAGGAGGAGCGCGTCGGCATCGGCGCACAGGCGCTCGGCATCGCCCAGGGCTGTCTGGAGGAGACCATCGACTACGTGAAGGACCGCGAGCAGTTCGACCGCGAGTTGCGGGAGTTCCAGGCCGTCCAGCACAAGGTCGCCGACATGGCGATGAAGGTCGAACTCGCCCAGCGGCTGGTGTACGATGCCGCCCAGCGCGTCGACGACGACGAGAAGCCGACGAAACTGGCGTCGATGGCGAAGCTGTACGCGAGCGAGATTGCGGAGGAGGTGGCCTCCGACGCGATTCAACTGCACGGCGGGAACGGGTACACGACCGACTACGCAGTCTCCCGGCACTACAAGCACACGAAGATCTACCAGATCGGCGAGGGCGCGAGCGAGATTCAGCGGAACATCATCGCGAAGGAAGTGCTGGATTTATAG
- a CDS encoding class I adenylate-forming enzyme family protein — MNFANYLDMAAAEAPTDLAITDVQRELTYRDLAGETDAFANALADLGVAPGDRVALYLPNSTAFVAAYFGAMKHGAIPFPINMRFEGPEVEYVLDDAGATALVTVGQFEDAAASFETDALEHLIVANGERGHDYASLVGEHAGAGYDIHPRKSYELAELVYTSGTTGRPKGVKHTHGNLQANADGLIGAMNWTSDEVALTVCPCFHVSGLNVTTTPFVVAGAENHLLPQWDIDLALSTMAERDVTYAFFIPTMLVDILNQGIGDHDLSALETVGVGGSPMPKERIDAAEELLDVKLLEGYGMTETTPLAAINTPDQDLYKAGSIGPPAREVVDVRIEDPETKEPVGTNEKGEMLWHGDTITPGYYNLPEENEEAFVQREGKAWLRSGDVARQDEDGHLFVEDRIDDMIITGGENVYPREVEEVLYGVEGVEEAAVVGAPDDRLGERIVAFVVGDVTADALESACRGTLTDYKVPKEFRVVDALPKTSTQKMDKVALRDQLD; from the coding sequence ATGAATTTCGCGAACTACCTCGACATGGCCGCAGCGGAGGCGCCGACCGACCTCGCCATCACCGACGTCCAGCGGGAACTGACCTATCGCGACCTCGCGGGCGAGACCGACGCCTTCGCGAACGCGCTGGCCGACCTGGGCGTCGCCCCGGGCGACCGCGTGGCGCTCTACCTCCCGAACAGCACGGCGTTCGTGGCGGCGTACTTCGGCGCGATGAAGCACGGTGCCATCCCGTTTCCCATCAACATGCGCTTCGAGGGCCCGGAGGTCGAGTACGTCCTCGACGACGCGGGCGCGACGGCGCTCGTCACGGTGGGGCAGTTCGAGGACGCCGCCGCCTCCTTCGAGACCGACGCCCTCGAACATCTCATCGTCGCGAACGGGGAGCGGGGCCACGACTACGCGTCGCTGGTCGGCGAGCACGCCGGCGCGGGCTACGACATCCACCCGCGGAAGAGCTACGAGCTGGCCGAGCTGGTCTACACCTCCGGCACGACCGGCCGGCCGAAGGGGGTCAAGCACACCCACGGGAACCTGCAGGCGAACGCCGACGGACTCATCGGAGCGATGAACTGGACCAGCGACGAGGTGGCCCTGACGGTCTGTCCGTGCTTCCACGTCTCCGGGCTGAACGTCACCACGACGCCGTTCGTCGTCGCGGGCGCGGAGAACCACCTCCTGCCGCAGTGGGACATCGACCTCGCGCTGTCGACGATGGCCGAGCGCGACGTGACCTACGCCTTCTTCATCCCGACGATGCTCGTCGACATCCTCAACCAGGGCATCGGCGACCACGACCTCTCGGCGCTCGAAACCGTGGGCGTCGGCGGCTCGCCGATGCCGAAAGAGCGCATCGACGCCGCCGAGGAGCTACTGGACGTGAAGCTGCTGGAGGGGTACGGGATGACCGAGACGACGCCGCTCGCGGCCATCAACACGCCCGACCAGGACCTCTACAAGGCGGGGAGCATCGGGCCGCCGGCCCGCGAGGTAGTCGATGTCCGTATCGAGGACCCCGAGACGAAGGAGCCGGTCGGCACGAACGAGAAGGGAGAGATGCTCTGGCACGGCGACACCATCACGCCGGGCTACTACAACCTGCCCGAGGAGAACGAGGAGGCCTTCGTTCAGCGCGAGGGGAAAGCGTGGCTCCGTTCGGGCGATGTGGCCCGGCAGGACGAGGACGGTCACCTGTTCGTCGAGGACCGCATCGACGACATGATAATCACCGGCGGAGAGAACGTCTACCCCCGCGAGGTCGAGGAGGTGCTGTACGGAGTCGAGGGCGTCGAAGAGGCCGCAGTCGTCGGCGCGCCGGACGACCGGCTGGGCGAGCGCATCGTCGCGTTCGTCGTCGGCGACGTGACCGCTGACGCCCTCGAATCGGCCTGTCGCGGCACGCTGACCGACTACAAGGTTCCGAAGGAGTTCCGCGTGGTCGACGCGTTGCCGAAGACCTCCACGCAGAAGATGGACAAGGTGGCGCTTCGCGACCAGCTGGACTGA
- a CDS encoding SDR family oxidoreductase encodes MEGETCLITGGGTGIGEEMALAFAEHGADVAIASRDMDHLEPVAEAIEEKGVNACATTVDVRDKEVVDEMRDTVLDELGDITVLVNNAGANFLTPFEDLSVNGWRAVVGTILDGTAYCTMSVGEHMREHGGGSIIAMGATNSVDGAPFHGHSGAGKAGVHNLMQTVASEWAKYGIRANTIAPGIIETEGVSEAAGGALPPQLLDEMAADRFGVAQDCVPLAVFLASRASAYVTGSYYQVDGGHLVRQSPY; translated from the coding sequence ATGGAGGGCGAGACCTGCCTCATCACCGGCGGCGGCACGGGCATCGGCGAGGAGATGGCGCTGGCGTTCGCCGAGCACGGCGCCGACGTGGCCATCGCCAGCCGGGACATGGACCACCTCGAACCCGTCGCCGAGGCCATCGAGGAGAAAGGTGTGAACGCCTGCGCCACGACCGTCGATGTCCGCGACAAGGAGGTCGTCGACGAGATGCGCGACACCGTCCTCGACGAACTCGGCGACATCACCGTCCTCGTCAACAACGCGGGCGCGAACTTCCTCACCCCGTTCGAGGACCTCTCGGTCAACGGCTGGCGCGCCGTGGTCGGGACTATCCTCGACGGCACGGCCTACTGCACGATGAGCGTCGGCGAGCACATGCGCGAGCACGGTGGCGGCTCCATCATCGCGATGGGCGCGACCAACAGCGTGGACGGCGCCCCCTTCCACGGCCACTCCGGGGCCGGCAAGGCGGGCGTCCACAACCTGATGCAGACCGTCGCCAGCGAATGGGCGAAGTACGGCATCCGCGCCAACACCATCGCGCCGGGTATCATCGAGACCGAAGGCGTGTCCGAGGCTGCCGGCGGGGCGCTCCCACCACAGCTCCTCGACGAGATGGCGGCGGACCGCTTCGGCGTCGCACAGGACTGTGTACCGCTCGCGGTGTTCCTCGCGAGCCGGGCCTCGGCGTACGTCACGGGCTCGTACTACCAGGTCGACGGGGGCCATCTCGTGCGTCAGTCACCCTACTGA
- a CDS encoding thioredoxin family protein — MVMMESEADALERGDTAPGFELPGTDGETYTLESFADRDALLLVFTCNHCPYAKAKFEALNGIATDYDDVAVVGINPNDAEEYPEDSFEAMQASVESGEVRYDAYLRDESQAVAAAYGATCTPDPFLFANHDGEWHLKYHGRVDDAMNPDAEPSGEPGFEMRDIIDTVLAGEPVETEMRPSRGCSIKWRD; from the coding sequence ATGGTGATGATGGAATCCGAGGCGGACGCCCTGGAGCGCGGCGACACCGCCCCCGGCTTCGAGCTGCCCGGAACCGATGGCGAGACGTACACGCTCGAGAGCTTCGCCGACAGAGATGCGCTCCTGCTGGTGTTCACCTGCAACCACTGCCCGTACGCGAAGGCGAAGTTCGAGGCGTTGAACGGTATCGCCACGGACTACGACGACGTGGCCGTCGTCGGTATCAACCCGAACGACGCCGAGGAGTACCCAGAGGACTCCTTCGAGGCGATGCAGGCGTCTGTCGAGTCCGGCGAGGTCCGGTACGACGCCTACCTCCGCGACGAGAGCCAGGCGGTCGCCGCGGCGTACGGCGCGACCTGCACGCCGGACCCGTTCCTGTTCGCCAACCACGACGGGGAATGGCACCTGAAGTACCACGGCCGGGTCGACGACGCGATGAACCCCGATGCCGAACCGTCCGGCGAACCCGGCTTCGAGATGCGCGATATCATCGACACGGTGCTGGCAGGGGAGCCGGTGGAGACGGAGATGCGGCCCTCGCGTGGCTGCTCTATCAAGTGGCGCGACTGA
- a CDS encoding Eco57I restriction-modification methylase domain-containing protein, whose product MDEDSPGARYEASQPDARREGLGIYYTPPAIAAGVCEWAIRPQGGPARVLDPAAGSGRFAVAARDRLAETAPTATRREVLDQVVAVDVDRAALDLTASNLTSGDRSLSDGDARTVTASFFDCSPGDLPGGAGRGATFDAVVGNPPYLRQEALSRDRDHYRDHLRAYGPDGEQPYHDGSRKLSARADAYVYFVTHGLQFLREGGRLGFVLPSKWLDTRYGEDLQEFLYDHAAVAAVVGFSARAFDAMVDTVLLLVERCDDPDGRADTVTDFVRLNEPVVPGTLADIVGTARTVPEGQPFALDVRDSHRVVSVPQRRLAERGGTKLGYYLTAPSPFVGLVDSDGLVRLDTYAAVSFGNKTGNNDFFLLDERDVAAWDLPDAVLRPAIRSLRDIESRRLETTDQYLFDLHPYVEAVRERVEAPTHSDLASEVKEALREDGHEAVLDYIRHGAAEGVPEGRTVSQHTPWFNLGELPAPEVLHPVFYDERVFTVENAGGFAPTNAIQRVDVTEYESVVPHLLNSTLHKVMLELWGRHEGGGALQLLTYEVSSVPIPDPARFSAAEREVIREAGERLLDGAAAQEALDEAVLAALDVSMSVADLQAAHEAMLRRRIDGAETVSEQVRHLDAFDGAGRAGKEPSSGEAAETAEDGMGDDVEDG is encoded by the coding sequence ATGGACGAGGACTCGCCGGGGGCGCGGTACGAGGCGAGCCAGCCCGACGCTCGCCGCGAGGGGCTGGGTATCTACTACACTCCGCCGGCCATCGCGGCGGGGGTCTGCGAGTGGGCGATTCGCCCGCAGGGCGGTCCGGCGCGCGTGCTCGACCCTGCTGCCGGGAGCGGACGGTTCGCCGTCGCGGCGCGCGACCGGCTCGCGGAGACGGCCCCGACGGCGACCCGACGCGAGGTTCTCGACCAGGTCGTGGCGGTCGATGTCGACCGGGCCGCGCTCGACCTGACCGCGAGCAATCTCACCTCGGGAGATCGGTCCCTGTCGGACGGGGATGCGCGGACCGTTACGGCGTCGTTCTTCGACTGCTCACCCGGAGACCTGCCGGGGGGCGCGGGCCGCGGGGCGACGTTCGACGCCGTGGTCGGGAACCCACCGTACCTGCGACAGGAGGCCCTGTCACGGGACCGGGACCACTACCGCGACCACCTGCGTGCGTACGGTCCGGACGGCGAGCAGCCCTACCACGACGGAAGCAGGAAACTCTCGGCGAGAGCGGACGCCTACGTCTACTTCGTCACCCACGGCCTGCAGTTCCTCCGCGAGGGCGGCCGCCTCGGGTTCGTCCTCCCGAGCAAGTGGCTCGACACACGATACGGAGAGGACCTGCAGGAGTTCCTCTACGACCACGCGGCGGTGGCGGCCGTCGTCGGGTTCTCCGCGCGTGCGTTCGACGCGATGGTGGACACGGTCCTGCTGCTTGTCGAGCGGTGCGACGACCCGGACGGACGCGCCGACACCGTGACGGATTTCGTCCGACTGAACGAGCCCGTCGTGCCCGGGACGCTCGCGGACATCGTCGGGACGGCCCGCACGGTCCCCGAGGGCCAGCCGTTCGCGCTCGATGTCCGGGACTCACATCGCGTCGTGAGCGTTCCGCAACGACGACTCGCGGAGCGCGGCGGCACGAAACTCGGCTACTACCTCACGGCACCCTCCCCGTTCGTCGGGCTGGTCGACAGCGACGGGCTGGTCCGGCTCGACACGTACGCGGCGGTCTCGTTCGGGAACAAGACCGGGAACAACGACTTCTTCCTGCTCGACGAGCGCGACGTGGCGGCGTGGGACCTTCCCGACGCCGTCCTGCGGCCCGCCATCCGTTCCCTCCGTGATATCGAGTCCCGGCGGCTCGAGACGACCGACCAGTACCTCTTCGACCTGCACCCGTACGTCGAGGCAGTTCGCGAGAGGGTCGAGGCACCCACCCACTCCGACCTCGCGAGCGAGGTGAAGGAAGCCCTCCGCGAGGACGGTCACGAGGCCGTCCTGGACTACATCCGGCACGGAGCGGCCGAGGGCGTTCCGGAGGGCCGGACCGTCTCCCAGCACACACCCTGGTTCAATCTCGGCGAGTTACCCGCCCCGGAGGTCCTGCATCCCGTCTTCTACGACGAGCGCGTCTTCACCGTCGAGAACGCGGGCGGGTTCGCGCCGACCAACGCCATCCAGCGCGTCGACGTGACGGAGTACGAGTCGGTCGTTCCGCACCTGCTGAACTCCACCCTGCACAAGGTCATGCTCGAACTCTGGGGGCGCCACGAGGGCGGCGGCGCACTCCAGCTTCTCACCTACGAGGTGTCGTCCGTCCCGATACCCGACCCGGCACGGTTCTCGGCGGCCGAGCGCGAGGTCATCCGTGAGGCGGGCGAACGACTGCTCGACGGCGCCGCCGCGCAGGAGGCCCTCGACGAGGCCGTACTCGCAGCGCTCGACGTGTCGATGTCCGTAGCGGACCTGCAGGCCGCCCACGAGGCCATGCTGCGCCGGCGTATCGACGGCGCCGAGACGGTATCCGAACAGGTCCGCCACCTCGACGCGTTCGATGGCGCCGGTCGTGCCGGAAAGGAGCCGTCGAGCGGGGAGGCCGCGGAAACTGCCGAAGACGGCATGGGCGACGACGTGGAGGACGGTTGA
- a CDS encoding O-methyltransferase → MDTEEFLPSVTASFASTVGPDADEVVQEMDARADREGFPTVGPAVGGWLRLLARAVDAERVFEFGSGFGYSAYWVAPALPPDGELVLTEVDADELADARDYLTRGGYADRAVFEAGDALATVERYDGTFDLVLLDHEKERYAEAFEAVRGKVPVGGIVCADNAMTAGPIEFGALRELVAGEDGIDTTDATRGIAEYLQTVRADPAFETTLLPLGEGLAVSIRTG, encoded by the coding sequence ATGGACACAGAGGAGTTCCTGCCGTCGGTGACGGCGTCGTTCGCGTCGACCGTCGGTCCGGACGCCGACGAGGTGGTGCAGGAGATGGACGCTCGCGCCGACCGCGAGGGGTTCCCGACCGTGGGGCCGGCTGTGGGCGGCTGGCTCCGGCTGCTCGCCCGCGCTGTCGACGCCGAGCGGGTCTTCGAGTTCGGCTCCGGCTTCGGCTACTCGGCCTACTGGGTGGCCCCCGCGCTCCCGCCGGACGGCGAACTCGTCCTGACGGAGGTCGACGCGGACGAACTGGCCGACGCCCGTGACTACCTCACCCGCGGCGGCTACGCCGACCGCGCCGTGTTCGAGGCCGGCGACGCGCTCGCCACCGTCGAGCGCTACGACGGCACGTTCGACCTCGTACTGCTCGACCACGAGAAGGAACGCTACGCCGAGGCGTTCGAGGCCGTCCGCGGGAAGGTCCCCGTCGGTGGCATCGTCTGTGCGGACAACGCGATGACGGCCGGCCCCATCGAGTTCGGCGCACTCCGGGAACTGGTCGCCGGCGAGGACGGTATCGACACGACCGACGCGACCCGCGGTATCGCCGAGTACCTCCAGACCGTCCGCGCGGACCCGGCGTTCGAGACGACGCTGCTCCCCCTCGGGGAGGGATTGGCGGTGAGCATCCGGACCGGCTAA
- a CDS encoding 30S ribosomal protein S17e: protein MAIKPAYIKKIGNRLLERYPDAFGQDFDHNKEVVTETTNVESKGVRNRIAGYVTRKKRPVA, encoded by the coding sequence ATGGCTATCAAGCCCGCCTACATCAAGAAGATCGGGAACCGACTGCTCGAGCGCTACCCGGACGCCTTCGGCCAGGACTTCGACCACAACAAGGAGGTCGTCACGGAGACCACCAACGTCGAATCCAAGGGCGTTCGCAACCGCATCGCGGGCTACGTCACACGCAAGAAGCGACCCGTCGCCTGA
- a CDS encoding DUF447 domain-containing protein — translation MTADPPARAPRDGDSPPSAGWPVDLAGRGVAESVVTTRGPNDRWNVAALGLSAPDSKAAPVTARTWGRTRTRRNFEERGDGYVQFWTDPVDFVEAACSVREADEPVLESAAAWAQVRVERLDAGAEDGTEWVDWALSPVESVVRSREVPVHNRARAAVVEATVAASRLGVPGFDDERLRARIAHYADVVDSCAGEREAAAWERFEDLVNWRGDGRADA, via the coding sequence GTGACCGCCGACCCGCCAGCCAGGGCGCCTCGTGACGGAGACAGCCCACCCAGTGCCGGGTGGCCCGTCGACCTCGCCGGCCGTGGCGTGGCCGAGTCCGTCGTGACGACGCGCGGCCCGAACGACCGCTGGAACGTGGCGGCGCTGGGCCTGTCGGCACCGGACTCGAAGGCCGCCCCGGTCACGGCCCGGACCTGGGGCCGGACCCGGACGCGTCGCAACTTCGAGGAGCGCGGGGACGGGTACGTCCAGTTCTGGACCGACCCCGTCGACTTCGTCGAGGCCGCGTGTAGCGTCCGCGAGGCCGACGAGCCGGTACTCGAGAGCGCCGCCGCCTGGGCCCAGGTCCGGGTCGAACGCCTCGATGCGGGAGCCGAGGACGGCACGGAGTGGGTCGACTGGGCGCTCTCTCCCGTCGAGTCGGTCGTGCGCTCGCGCGAGGTGCCGGTCCACAACCGGGCCCGGGCGGCCGTCGTCGAGGCGACCGTGGCGGCGTCCCGTCTCGGAGTGCCCGGCTTCGACGACGAACGGCTCCGGGCGCGTATCGCTCACTACGCCGATGTGGTCGACTCCTGTGCGGGCGAGCGTGAGGCGGCCGCGTGGGAACGGTTCGAGGACCTCGTGAACTGGCGCGGCGACGGTCGTGCCGACGCCTGA